In one window of Anopheles arabiensis isolate DONGOLA chromosome X unlocalized genomic scaffold, AaraD3 X_pericentromeric_contig0035, whole genome shotgun sequence DNA:
- the LOC120908194 gene encoding casein kinase 1-like protein 5, whose translation MVVNLSTYRIEGEFDAGGCGTVLVGSHARSKQPVVMKMASKEVDRLLLATERRIYARLPKARGWPRLIDAGTYRKRDVLVLERLGPSLQDLLNLCGGRFGLKTVSQLALQLLDRLETFHELGYVHRDLKPDNVLLGRGTTRKTLHLIDFGLAEPRDDILSLAYMLVFLLRGGLPWYGTEERFDPDEALLLKLRITPSELCRGLPAEFQRLTEYALQMEFCDAPDYTELKRMFRNLLRQHSMQHDLHFDWNRFGC comes from the exons ATGGTGGTGAATCTCTCCACCTATCGGATTGAAGGCGAATTCGATGCTGGTGGCTGCGGCACGGTGTTGGTGGGCAGCCATGCCCGCTCCAAGCAGCCggtggtgatgaaaatggccAGCAAAGAGGTGGACCGGCTCCTGCTCGCCACGGAGCGCCGGATCTATGCGCGGCTGCCGAAGGCTCGTGGATGGCCCAGACTCATCGACGCCGGTACGTATCGCAAACGCGACGTGCTGGTTTTGGAGCGCCTGGGGCCATCACTGCAGGACTTACTGAACTTGTGCGGAGGACGCTTCGGTCTGAAGACGGTTTCGCAGCTAGCGCTGCAACTGCTCGACAGGCTGGAAACATTCCACGAGCTGGGGTACGTTCACCGCGACCTGAAGCCGGACAATGTCCTGCTGGGTCGCGGAACGACCCGCAAGACGCTGCACTTGATCGACTTCGGTCTTGCCGAGCC GCGAGATGACATTTTGTCACTCGCCTACATGCTGGTGTTTTTGCTCCGCGGAGGCCTACCGTGGTATGGTACCGAGGAGCGATTTGATCCGGACGAGGCACTGCTTCTGAAGTTGCGCATTACGCCTAGCGAGCTGTGTAGAGGACTGCCGGCTGAGTTTCAGCGGTTGACCGAGTACGCGTTGCAGATGGAATTCTGCGACGCGCCGGACTATACCGAGCTGAAGCGGATGTTCCGGAATCTGCTGCGCCAACATTCCATGCAGCACGATTTGCATTTCGATTGGAACCGGTTTGGCTGCTAA